From Marinobacter alexandrii, one genomic window encodes:
- a CDS encoding YfiR family protein: MSIKRNFSRKIIPLIALGLFLHSGMALAQSINPKFQAVFINGVARKFVWSSANSDFNILIVGNDKPLENELKKLAADRRINGKSVKVKMVSEISGSLIEDIVFVSKKGKDKLGSVINSASDDSIIMSAFDGALNSGSHVNFFLSGNKISFNLNQTAVNKTKVGVTEDLIKLASSVK; encoded by the coding sequence ATGAGTATAAAGCGAAATTTTTCTCGTAAAATCATTCCTCTAATTGCGCTGGGCCTTTTCCTTCATTCGGGAATGGCTTTGGCGCAAAGTATAAATCCTAAATTTCAAGCTGTATTTATTAACGGTGTGGCAAGAAAGTTTGTTTGGAGTAGTGCTAACTCTGACTTCAATATTTTGATCGTTGGAAATGATAAGCCCTTAGAAAATGAATTGAAAAAGTTAGCTGCTGACAGACGGATAAACGGGAAATCTGTTAAAGTCAAAATGGTTAGCGAGATTTCAGGTTCGTTGATAGAAGATATTGTTTTTGTAAGCAAGAAAGGAAAAGATAAGCTTGGTTCAGTTATCAATTCTGCGAGTGACGACTCGATTATCATGAGCGCATTTGATGGAGCATTGAATTCAGGTTCTCATGTGAATTTCTTTTTAAGTGGAAATAAAATATCGTTCAACTTGAATCAAACGGCTGTAAACAAAACAAAAGTTGGTGTAACAGAAGATTTGATAAAATTGGCATCTTCAGTAAAGTAG
- a CDS encoding TonB-dependent receptor, with protein MKLKILPTKALSITLISIFSIGFVFAQDDDDIYNLSLEDLLNMDVISASKVSEKQTDAPGIIQVITSEEIERFGALNLAEVLDRVTGAMNVSSNLYPQNVFSVRGDLSSEFDTHQLLLINGRPMRETVYGGFNSPIYLSFPINIIDKIEVIRGPGSVLYGSNAYTGVVNIITKKESETSGSAQFTAGSFGTTDISGDVTYVNEDLSVTAAFKNYTEDGWNFEATDILGTTASTDYSEENQSFALLSNYKNFTFNAVHMTSEQRTFGIVLPVWSNGLLKSRRETYDLGYEHEWNEKISSNVNVTHNRFGLEYKTVNGTTFDLSDDGSKDWLFEVSNYYKPMKGLNVLFGGTYYRQAGEMEIQPGVFLIPEYNKTWYSAYTQIDYRIIDNVKLIAGGQFNSIEGLDNDFVPRLGLVYNITDNIGVKGLWGQSFRAPYAVENTTNLPGRSVGNPDLNAEKLTNLDFQLFYTGSKIEVYATYFNYTSDELISQVQQNPGTADQTTTFVNFSEGLKGSGFSIETKYIPNEKILVTGSYSHQKNEVEFGGITIEDFTTAPNDLLKIGVSYQTTDKGFTIGLFNSYISAFNTGKSELVTTADVNGSLSSINLLTANISFNIPKLLNLDIKQDAILSFYATNVLDQEVNYADFTTGLINSIPGRAGAAYYGSLKVRF; from the coding sequence ATGAAACTTAAAATACTACCTACTAAAGCTCTTTCAATCACACTCATAAGCATCTTTAGCATTGGTTTTGTCTTTGCGCAGGATGACGATGATATCTATAATTTAAGTTTAGAAGATCTCTTGAACATGGATGTAATAAGCGCATCCAAAGTATCTGAAAAACAAACGGATGCTCCTGGTATTATTCAGGTAATTACTTCAGAAGAAATCGAAAGATTTGGTGCACTCAATTTGGCTGAAGTACTTGACCGTGTAACGGGAGCAATGAATGTGAGTTCAAATCTATATCCACAGAATGTCTTCTCGGTTCGTGGTGATCTGTCCTCCGAATTTGACACACATCAATTACTACTCATTAATGGAAGACCAATGAGAGAAACTGTTTATGGTGGATTTAATTCTCCCATCTATCTTTCATTTCCAATCAATATCATTGATAAAATTGAAGTGATAAGAGGTCCTGGATCAGTACTCTATGGATCAAATGCTTATACAGGAGTCGTGAATATTATTACTAAGAAAGAAAGTGAAACATCAGGCTCAGCTCAATTCACTGCAGGTTCTTTTGGAACAACAGATATCTCTGGAGATGTGACTTATGTAAATGAAGACTTAAGTGTAACTGCAGCATTCAAAAATTATACTGAAGATGGTTGGAATTTTGAAGCAACGGATATTCTAGGAACTACAGCATCTACAGACTATTCGGAAGAAAATCAGTCTTTTGCCTTATTAAGTAACTATAAGAATTTCACTTTCAATGCCGTACATATGACAAGTGAGCAGAGGACTTTTGGAATTGTTTTGCCAGTTTGGTCCAATGGATTACTTAAATCAAGAAGGGAAACATATGATTTAGGTTATGAGCATGAGTGGAATGAGAAAATTTCTTCTAACGTAAATGTAACGCACAATAGATTTGGTCTTGAATATAAAACTGTTAACGGAACCACATTTGATTTATCTGACGATGGTTCTAAAGATTGGCTATTTGAGGTGTCTAACTATTACAAGCCGATGAAGGGACTTAATGTTTTATTTGGAGGTACCTATTATCGACAAGCTGGAGAAATGGAAATACAGCCGGGGGTCTTCTTAATCCCCGAATATAATAAAACATGGTACAGCGCCTATACACAGATAGATTATCGCATAATTGATAATGTGAAGTTAATAGCTGGTGGTCAGTTCAATAGCATAGAAGGATTAGATAACGACTTTGTTCCACGATTAGGATTGGTTTATAATATTACGGATAATATAGGAGTAAAAGGGCTCTGGGGTCAATCATTCAGAGCACCTTATGCGGTAGAGAATACTACAAATTTGCCGGGTAGATCAGTGGGAAATCCAGATTTGAATGCTGAAAAATTAACGAATCTGGATTTCCAATTATTTTATACTGGTTCGAAAATCGAGGTTTATGCTACGTATTTCAATTACACCTCTGATGAATTGATCTCTCAAGTGCAGCAAAATCCTGGAACAGCTGACCAAACAACCACTTTTGTGAATTTCAGTGAGGGACTTAAAGGCTCTGGTTTTTCCATTGAAACCAAGTACATCCCAAATGAAAAAATCCTTGTTACAGGATCGTACTCACATCAAAAAAACGAAGTGGAATTTGGAGGGATAACTATAGAAGATTTCACTACAGCTCCAAATGACCTACTGAAAATAGGTGTAAGCTACCAAACAACTGACAAAGGATTTACTATAGGACTTTTTAACAGTTATATTTCTGCATTTAACACTGGTAAGTCAGAACTGGTAACAACTGCTGATGTAAATGGTAGCCTATCAAGTATAAACCTTCTTACAGCTAACATCTCATTTAATATTCCTAAGCTTTTAAATCTGGATATAAAACAAGATGCAATTCTTAGCTTCTATGCAACTAATGTGCTTGATCAAGAAGTAAACTACGCTGACTTTACCACTGGTTTGATAAACTCAATTCCAGGACGAGCGGGGGCAGCATACTATGGATCTTTGAAGGTTAGATTTTAA
- a CDS encoding methyl-accepting chemotaxis protein, whose product MLKNFTIRRKMMLFILGITVVIYVVTLGYISYNLRSNAITEAQKLADSYAQIKADDIKNIIDEDLAVARVMAKAVEDHTFLPEEQRKNSRKKFLDKILLLYPKYDATWMSLEYRFIDPEWNKNYGRERFNSYLENNQVKSSTELAQMDGSKGSSIYEAFRSDNSLKEMLSEPYWYKDYNYDSNTSDSLLGISPTVRMEVNGEFAGLIGSDMSVNDFQSVSEVDFYDKAYALLVSHGGVITAHKEPAFFNLPIDTLGVIKNSSYDILSKVQAGENFSYRIYDDSLEEEVYVSFASIPIGKSNDRWSAVFVVPVSEITAAFNATLIQTIIIGLIGLVLLTVIVWNMANRITTSLDHSNTILKDLARGNLDTSKKLTYVSKDELGEIAQSVNLLMEELNKKVEFSRKIGEGDLNADFEIAGENDVLGASLIMMRTNLRGVIDETNEVVKQAGGDGDLSSRMNPDNKSGAWKELSQSVNNLLSSISEPFGIVNRIINAMAEGDLTVRYNEDAKGDILNLADNLNKALDSMNELLDGVVKNVNVIGDSSMEMLSASEEMNSNTGEIASAIAEMSSGAQNQVSKVDESSNLIESIQRAAAIMSGQAEEINAAAHNVSKSSENGLKMVNKVGFSMKDIKAFANDTNQSIQVLTERSKEITRVLGIITDIAAQTNLLALNAAIEAAQAGDAGRGFAVVAEEIRKLAEDSRSSAREIETLIRDVQNDTASAAKVIEVMSESILGGESASNDASDAFKEIATSSSQNLEVSKQILDATDEQMNSIRNVVSITEGIVVIAEETAAGTEQVASSATELSAGMENYTQKSEEVTEISRTLREKVNTFRLTDNSGN is encoded by the coding sequence ATGCTTAAAAATTTCACGATACGACGGAAAATGATGCTGTTTATTCTTGGAATAACAGTCGTTATTTATGTCGTTACACTTGGCTACATTAGCTACAACCTTCGAAGCAATGCTATTACAGAAGCGCAAAAATTAGCAGACTCGTATGCGCAGATAAAAGCTGATGACATCAAAAATATTATAGATGAAGATCTCGCGGTAGCCAGAGTTATGGCTAAAGCTGTTGAAGATCACACCTTCCTTCCTGAAGAACAACGAAAAAACTCAAGAAAGAAATTTTTAGATAAAATCTTGCTACTCTACCCGAAGTATGACGCAACTTGGATGAGTTTAGAGTATAGGTTTATTGATCCCGAATGGAATAAAAATTACGGCAGAGAGCGTTTTAACTCATACTTGGAAAATAATCAGGTGAAGTCTTCTACAGAGTTGGCACAAATGGACGGCAGCAAAGGCAGTTCGATCTATGAAGCCTTTAGGTCCGACAATAGCCTCAAGGAAATGCTTAGTGAACCTTATTGGTATAAAGATTATAACTATGATTCTAATACATCAGATTCACTCTTAGGTATTTCTCCGACAGTGCGAATGGAAGTTAATGGAGAATTCGCCGGTTTAATTGGATCAGATATGTCCGTAAATGACTTCCAAAGTGTTTCGGAAGTTGATTTTTATGATAAAGCCTACGCTTTGCTAGTGTCTCATGGCGGAGTGATTACGGCACACAAAGAGCCAGCTTTTTTTAACCTACCAATAGATACACTGGGCGTCATTAAAAATAGTTCTTATGATATTCTATCTAAAGTTCAAGCAGGTGAGAATTTTTCATATAGAATATATGACGATTCGTTAGAAGAAGAGGTTTACGTTTCGTTCGCAAGCATTCCAATAGGTAAATCAAACGATCGGTGGTCCGCGGTTTTTGTTGTCCCAGTTTCAGAAATTACAGCAGCTTTCAATGCTACATTGATTCAAACAATTATAATTGGATTAATTGGGTTAGTTCTTCTTACAGTTATAGTGTGGAATATGGCCAATCGCATTACTACTTCGCTCGACCACTCGAATACTATCTTGAAAGACCTGGCACGTGGAAATTTAGATACATCCAAAAAACTTACCTATGTATCAAAAGACGAATTAGGAGAGATCGCTCAATCTGTTAATTTGCTTATGGAAGAGTTGAACAAGAAGGTTGAATTTTCTAGAAAAATTGGTGAAGGTGACTTAAATGCTGATTTTGAGATTGCTGGTGAAAATGATGTCTTAGGAGCCTCTCTGATTATGATGAGAACAAATCTTCGTGGCGTAATTGATGAAACAAATGAAGTTGTTAAACAAGCTGGAGGAGATGGTGATTTGAGTTCTCGCATGAATCCTGATAACAAATCGGGAGCGTGGAAAGAGTTGAGTCAATCTGTAAACAACCTTCTTAGTTCTATTTCTGAGCCATTTGGTATAGTCAATAGAATCATCAATGCTATGGCTGAAGGAGACCTTACAGTAAGGTATAATGAAGACGCAAAAGGAGATATTCTAAACCTTGCTGATAACCTAAACAAAGCACTTGATAGTATGAATGAGCTACTAGATGGTGTAGTTAAAAATGTAAATGTCATTGGTGACTCATCGATGGAAATGCTTTCTGCAAGCGAAGAAATGAACAGCAATACTGGAGAAATAGCTTCGGCCATTGCAGAGATGAGTAGCGGAGCTCAAAATCAAGTCAGTAAGGTTGACGAATCGTCTAACCTGATAGAAAGTATACAACGTGCCGCAGCGATTATGAGTGGCCAAGCGGAAGAAATAAACGCGGCTGCACACAATGTGTCCAAGAGTTCGGAAAACGGACTTAAAATGGTCAATAAAGTGGGCTTTAGTATGAAGGATATTAAAGCCTTTGCGAACGATACAAATCAATCAATACAAGTCCTTACAGAGCGTTCAAAAGAAATCACACGAGTATTGGGCATCATTACTGATATAGCTGCACAAACGAATCTATTGGCCTTGAATGCAGCAATAGAAGCAGCACAAGCTGGTGATGCAGGAAGAGGTTTTGCCGTTGTGGCTGAAGAGATTAGAAAACTTGCAGAGGACTCACGGTCATCAGCAAGGGAAATTGAAACACTTATTCGGGATGTCCAAAATGACACAGCTTCAGCTGCTAAAGTCATTGAAGTAATGAGTGAGAGTATTCTTGGAGGTGAGAGTGCCTCTAATGACGCTTCAGATGCTTTCAAAGAAATTGCAACATCTTCCAGTCAAAACCTTGAAGTTTCTAAGCAAATACTTGATGCTACCGATGAACAGATGAATAGTATCAGAAATGTCGTAAGTATCACAGAAGGAATTGTAGTGATTGCAGAAGAAACAGCTGCCGGAACCGAGCAAGTAGCAAGCTCAGCTACTGAGTTATCAGCAGGCATGGAAAACTATACCCAGAAATCAGAAGAGGTCACAGAGATCTCACGTACCTTACGTGAAAAGGTGAATACCTTTAGACTCACTGACAACTCCGGCAACTAG
- a CDS encoding chemotaxis protein CheW yields MALGKNLKKTEQDVASTSEEKESASNATDHSNVQIVENSSDEKSEVKQFCVFKSGAEKYAIPIHFVKEVVKIPPIAPVPQMPKYIIGMSNIRGNIYGVLDIKIFFNNESSKIDGTNYLLVIEHEEFKMAIIIPEVPDTLLIAEDMIEQLSASGIKSVTGRKYLKGIIRKDNQMIILFDVLGMITGSKFAEISA; encoded by the coding sequence ATGGCTCTAGGTAAAAATCTTAAAAAAACAGAACAAGATGTAGCATCTACATCTGAAGAAAAGGAGAGTGCGTCAAACGCCACTGATCACTCCAATGTACAAATTGTTGAAAATTCTTCTGATGAAAAATCCGAAGTAAAACAGTTTTGTGTTTTCAAGTCAGGAGCAGAGAAATATGCCATTCCTATACATTTTGTAAAGGAAGTAGTGAAAATACCACCAATTGCGCCTGTTCCTCAAATGCCGAAGTACATTATTGGGATGTCTAATATTCGTGGAAATATTTATGGGGTTTTAGACATTAAAATATTCTTTAATAATGAATCAAGTAAAATAGATGGTACCAACTATTTACTTGTTATAGAGCATGAGGAATTCAAAATGGCTATCATTATTCCTGAGGTACCCGACACCTTATTAATTGCTGAGGACATGATCGAACAGCTGTCTGCTTCTGGAATTAAATCTGTAACAGGCCGGAAGTATTTGAAGGGTATTATAAGAAAAGATAATCAAATGATTATTCTATTTGATGTACTCGGAATGATTACGGGAAGTAAGTTTGCAGAAATTTCAGCCTAA